The proteins below are encoded in one region of Mycobacterium shinjukuense:
- a CDS encoding ABC transporter permease: MMLAVQNLAAERARFVFSVLGVGFAVLLVLVISGIFVGTTNQVTTYIDHSKAAVWVVQPGVSQMFKAVSWLPADGKGRLLAIPGVKSADPILGQPSDFVHNGTHTAYFVVGYDTKTGVGGPWSLAQGRTITGPGEVVLDRVLAAKNGVRLGDRVRIADEPFTVVGLSEQTAAATNCYAFVSLPDAARLLRAGNRVSFFLVQPQDGYTAAQLATAIRRGVPGMDALTAAAFADNGRDIIVSMIGRPLTTMIAIAALVGVALVGLTVLAATSEQMRDFGVLLALGVRPSRLCRIVLAQAAVIAGLGYALGAAIAYGAQFLLADRMGDVTVEVTPALLAAMAAATAVMAVLASLLPVRRVTRIDPAEAFRR, translated from the coding sequence GTGATGCTCGCCGTCCAAAACCTCGCCGCCGAGCGTGCCCGGTTCGTGTTCTCGGTGTTGGGTGTCGGGTTTGCCGTGCTGCTGGTGCTGGTGATCTCCGGCATCTTCGTCGGCACCACCAACCAGGTCACCACCTACATCGACCATTCCAAGGCGGCGGTCTGGGTGGTCCAGCCCGGCGTCTCGCAGATGTTCAAGGCGGTGTCCTGGCTGCCCGCCGACGGCAAGGGCCGCCTGCTGGCCATCCCGGGCGTCAAGTCGGCCGACCCGATCCTCGGCCAACCGTCCGACTTCGTGCACAACGGCACCCACACCGCCTATTTCGTGGTCGGCTACGACACCAAAACCGGTGTGGGCGGCCCCTGGTCGCTGGCTCAAGGACGCACCATCACCGGGCCCGGCGAGGTGGTGCTGGATCGGGTGCTGGCCGCCAAGAACGGTGTCCGCCTGGGCGACCGGGTCCGGATCGCCGACGAGCCGTTCACCGTCGTCGGGCTCTCCGAGCAGACCGCCGCGGCAACCAACTGCTATGCGTTCGTCTCGTTGCCCGACGCCGCGCGGCTGCTGCGGGCGGGCAATCGGGTGTCGTTTTTCCTGGTGCAACCCCAAGACGGGTACACCGCCGCTCAGCTGGCCACCGCCATTCGTCGCGGCGTGCCCGGCATGGACGCGCTCACCGCCGCGGCCTTCGCCGACAACGGCCGCGACATCATCGTCTCGATGATCGGACGCCCGCTCACGACGATGATTGCCATCGCGGCGCTGGTGGGGGTCGCATTGGTGGGTCTGACGGTGTTGGCGGCTACCTCCGAGCAGATGCGGGACTTCGGTGTGCTTTTGGCCCTGGGTGTGCGCCCAAGCCGGTTGTGTCGCATCGTGCTTGCCCAGGCCGCCGTGATCGCCGGGCTGGGATATGCGCTGGGCGCGGCGATCGCCTACGGCGCGCAGTTCCTGCTCGCTGACCGCATGGGTGATGTCACCGTCGAGGTCACCCCCGCCCTGCTGGCCGCGATGGCGGCGGCCACCGCCGTCATGGCCGTGCTGGCATCGCTGCTGCCGGTGCGCCGCGTCACACGAATCGACCCCGCCGAGGCGTTTCGCCGCTAA
- a CDS encoding heavy metal translocating P-type ATPase — MAAPLVRDPDLSTVRRVQLDVSGMSCAACASRIETKLNKIPGVRASVNFATRVATIDAVGMAVDQLCEVVEQAGYRAAPHQECVAAQPDPDADHARGLLRRLCVAAVLFVPLADLSTMFAIVPGARFAGWGFVLAALAAPIVMWAAWPFHSVALRNARHRTASMETLISVGIVAATIWSLSTVMVAQRPRETHGIWPAILHSDSIYLEVAAGVTVFVLAGRYFEARAKSKAGGALRALAALGAKNVTVLLADGAELVMPVGELKKAQRFVTRPGETIAADGVVVDGTAFIDMSTMTGEAKPMRACPDFPVVGGTVVLDGRLVIEATAVGADTHFAAMVRLVEEAQAQKARAQRLADRIAAVFVPVVFVIAGLAGAAWLAGGADADRAFAVTLGVLVIACPCALGLATPTAMMVASGRGAQLGIFIKGHRALETIRGIDTVVFDKTGTLTVGQLTVSAVTTTGDRDPDAVLALAAAVEAASEHAVATAIVAASPDPRPVSDFASIAGCGVSGLVDDHRVEVGKPSWITRSAPCDPTLDCARREGESRGETVVFVSVDGAPCAAVTIADTVKDSAAGAVAALRGRGLRTILLTGDNRPAADAVAAQVGVDTAFADVLPEDKVHVIQRLRAQGRTVAMVGDGINDGPALVSADLGLAIGRGTDVAIGAADIILVRDDLHIVPQALDLARATMRTIRLNMIWAFGYNVAAIPIAAAGLLNPLIAGAAMAFSSFFVVSNSLRLRNFVSHP; from the coding sequence GTGGCGGCTCCACTGGTTCGGGACCCCGACCTGAGTACCGTGCGGCGTGTCCAGCTCGACGTCTCGGGCATGTCATGTGCGGCCTGCGCAAGCCGCATCGAAACGAAGCTCAACAAGATCCCCGGCGTGCGTGCCTCGGTCAACTTCGCTACCCGCGTCGCCACGATCGACGCCGTCGGCATGGCCGTCGACCAGCTGTGCGAGGTGGTCGAGCAGGCCGGTTATCGGGCGGCCCCTCACCAGGAATGCGTTGCCGCGCAACCAGATCCGGACGCCGACCATGCCCGCGGCCTACTGCGCCGGCTATGTGTCGCGGCGGTGTTGTTCGTGCCGCTGGCCGACCTGTCGACCATGTTCGCGATCGTGCCCGGTGCCCGGTTCGCCGGCTGGGGATTCGTGTTGGCGGCCCTGGCGGCCCCGATCGTGATGTGGGCCGCGTGGCCCTTTCATTCGGTTGCGCTGCGCAACGCACGCCACCGGACCGCGTCCATGGAAACGCTGATCTCGGTGGGCATTGTGGCCGCCACCATCTGGTCATTGTCGACGGTCATGGTGGCCCAGCGGCCCCGGGAGACGCACGGAATCTGGCCGGCGATTCTGCACAGCGACTCGATCTATCTTGAGGTCGCCGCCGGCGTCACGGTATTCGTTCTTGCGGGTCGATACTTCGAAGCACGCGCAAAATCCAAGGCGGGCGGCGCGCTGCGCGCGCTGGCGGCGCTCGGCGCCAAGAACGTGACGGTGTTGCTGGCCGACGGGGCGGAGCTGGTGATGCCGGTGGGCGAACTCAAGAAGGCGCAGCGCTTTGTGACCCGGCCCGGCGAAACCATCGCCGCGGACGGAGTCGTCGTCGACGGCACGGCGTTCATCGACATGAGCACGATGACCGGTGAGGCCAAGCCGATGCGCGCCTGCCCGGATTTCCCCGTGGTGGGTGGCACCGTGGTGCTGGACGGCCGCCTGGTCATCGAGGCCACCGCCGTCGGCGCCGACACCCACTTCGCCGCGATGGTCCGCCTTGTCGAGGAGGCGCAGGCGCAAAAGGCCCGCGCGCAGCGCCTGGCCGATCGCATCGCCGCGGTGTTCGTACCGGTGGTTTTCGTCATCGCCGGACTCGCCGGTGCGGCCTGGCTTGCCGGTGGAGCCGACGCGGATCGCGCCTTCGCGGTGACCCTCGGGGTGCTGGTAATCGCGTGCCCGTGCGCGCTGGGACTGGCGACTCCCACCGCCATGATGGTGGCTTCCGGACGGGGAGCGCAGCTGGGGATCTTCATCAAGGGTCACCGGGCACTGGAAACCATCCGCGGCATCGACACCGTGGTGTTCGACAAGACCGGCACGTTGACGGTCGGTCAGCTGACGGTGAGCGCCGTGACGACGACCGGCGACCGGGACCCCGACGCCGTCCTTGCCTTGGCGGCCGCGGTTGAAGCGGCTTCCGAGCACGCGGTGGCCACGGCCATCGTCGCCGCATCCCCAGATCCACGTCCGGTCAGCGACTTTGCCAGCATTGCCGGGTGCGGTGTGTCGGGCCTGGTCGATGACCACCGCGTCGAAGTCGGCAAGCCATCCTGGATTACCCGGTCCGCACCCTGCGACCCCACCCTGGACTGCGCCCGCCGCGAAGGCGAGTCCCGCGGCGAGACAGTGGTTTTCGTGTCTGTCGACGGTGCGCCCTGTGCCGCTGTCACGATCGCCGACACCGTCAAGGATTCGGCGGCCGGCGCCGTCGCCGCGCTGCGTGGACGCGGGCTGCGGACGATCCTGCTCACCGGCGACAATCGACCCGCCGCCGACGCGGTGGCGGCTCAGGTCGGCGTCGACACCGCTTTCGCCGATGTGCTGCCCGAAGACAAGGTCCACGTGATCCAACGGCTGCGCGCGCAAGGGCGGACCGTCGCCATGGTGGGCGATGGCATCAACGACGGTCCCGCGTTGGTGAGTGCCGACTTGGGACTGGCGATCGGACGGGGCACCGACGTCGCGATCGGCGCGGCCGACATCATCCTGGTGCGCGACGATTTGCACATTGTGCCGCAGGCACTGGATCTGGCCCGGGCGACCATGCGCACGATCCGGCTGAACATGATTTGGGCCTTCGGCTACAACGTCGCGGCGATCCCGATTGCCGCTGCCGGCCTGCTCAACCCGCTGATCGCCGGCGCCGCCATGGCGTTTTCCTCGTTTTTCGTGGTGTCAAACAGCCTGCGGCTCCGTAATTTTGTTTCCCACCCGTAG
- the mrf gene encoding ribosome hibernation factor-recruiting GTPase MRF — MRTRVVLVAGQGDTDVVTGTLLRQPGTVVVEHRFDGHVIRRTTITLTRGELTSVEDVLEVARGCVSCTIRNDLLVLLRKLHRRGNVDRIVVHLAPWLEPEPICWAINHVRIRVGPGYPDGPAARDVRIAGVLTCVDSARWLGQSLGDDQLPDGRTVAQVTVGQAEFADLLMLTHPEPATLAVLRRLAPRARITVGVDRVELALANLDSDSRRGRSENPHAPLLAGLPPLAADGQVGIVEFNARRPFHPVRLHAAVDLLLDGVIRTRGRLWLANRADRVMWLESAGGGLRVASAGKWLAAMDSSEVAYVDPERRLFAELIWDYRFGDRHTAMTVLVCGADPADITGALNAALLNDEELACPQTWPSYQDPFGDWHHDPCHEMPDGAGELSAHRNGDEEPG; from the coding sequence ATGCGGACTCGTGTGGTGTTGGTGGCGGGACAGGGCGATACCGACGTGGTGACGGGGACACTACTGCGCCAACCGGGGACGGTGGTGGTCGAGCACCGCTTCGACGGACACGTGATACGACGAACAACCATCACGTTGACCCGTGGTGAATTGACCAGTGTCGAAGACGTTTTGGAGGTGGCACGGGGGTGCGTGTCGTGCACCATCCGCAACGACCTGCTGGTGCTGCTGCGCAAGCTGCACCGCCGCGGCAACGTGGATCGGATCGTCGTGCACCTGGCGCCGTGGCTGGAGCCCGAACCCATATGCTGGGCAATCAACCACGTCCGCATCCGGGTCGGACCCGGGTACCCCGACGGACCGGCCGCCCGCGACGTGCGGATCGCCGGTGTGCTGACCTGTGTGGACTCCGCCAGGTGGCTGGGACAATCCCTCGGCGACGACCAATTGCCCGACGGCCGCACCGTGGCCCAAGTGACCGTCGGCCAAGCCGAGTTCGCCGACCTGCTGATGCTGACCCACCCGGAGCCGGCCACGTTGGCGGTCTTGCGCCGCCTTGCCCCACGCGCGCGCATCACCGTCGGCGTCGATCGCGTCGAACTTGCGCTGGCGAACCTGGACAGCGATTCCCGTCGCGGTCGCAGCGAGAATCCGCACGCCCCGCTGCTGGCGGGGTTGCCTCCGCTGGCGGCTGACGGCCAGGTTGGGATTGTCGAGTTCAATGCCCGCCGCCCATTTCACCCCGTGCGCCTGCATGCCGCCGTCGATCTGCTGCTGGATGGGGTGATCCGCACGCGTGGCCGGCTGTGGCTGGCCAACCGGGCCGACCGGGTGATGTGGCTCGAATCGGCCGGTGGCGGCTTGCGGGTCGCGTCGGCGGGCAAGTGGTTGGCGGCCATGGATTCCTCGGAGGTGGCCTACGTCGACCCGGAGCGACGGTTGTTCGCCGAGTTGATCTGGGACTATCGGTTCGGCGACCGGCACACCGCCATGACGGTCTTGGTATGCGGCGCCGACCCCGCCGACATCACCGGTGCGTTGAACGCCGCATTGCTCAATGATGAAGAGCTGGCCTGTCCGCAGACCTGGCCCAGCTACCAGGATCCGTTCGGCGACTGGCACCACGATCCGTGCCACGAAATGCCCGACGGCGCCGGGGAATTGTCGGCGCACCGCAACGGTGACGAGGAACCCGGATGA
- a CDS encoding heavy-metal-associated domain-containing protein, with amino-acid sequence MAEQTFSVDGLQCQGCVETVTTALTALGPVGSVSIDLDTNGASTVRISTDVELTREQVQAALTGVGNFTVVD; translated from the coding sequence ATGGCTGAACAGACCTTTTCCGTCGACGGACTGCAGTGTCAGGGATGCGTGGAGACCGTCACCACCGCGCTCACCGCGCTGGGGCCCGTCGGCTCGGTCAGCATAGACCTGGACACCAACGGCGCATCCACGGTGCGGATTTCGACCGATGTAGAACTGACCCGCGAACAGGTTCAGGCGGCGTTGACCGGCGTCGGTAACTTCACCGTTGTCGACTAG
- a CDS encoding MT-A70 family methyltransferase, protein MAPLRDSVEPPPLPTIAGGWKTVLADPPWRFTNRTGKVAPEHRRLDRYSTLDVAAICSIPVSDVIARDSHLYLWVPNALLPEGLRVMEAWGYRYVSNVIWAKRRKDGGPDGRGVGFYFRNVTEIILFGVRGSMRTLPHARSQVNMIETRKREHSRKPDEQYSLIEACSPGPYLELFARHRRPGWTVWGDEAAENVTPRGRVHKGYAGGAIEVPRLGKHVRLDPATAECVGKELRIRYESGQSIRQIRDDTGYSITRVRSLLRNAGTTFRSRGGQEGGQP, encoded by the coding sequence GTGGCACCGCTGCGAGACTCCGTCGAACCGCCACCGCTTCCCACCATCGCCGGCGGGTGGAAGACGGTGCTGGCCGACCCACCCTGGCGGTTCACCAACCGGACTGGCAAGGTCGCACCGGAGCATCGCAGGCTCGATCGCTACTCCACGTTGGATGTTGCCGCGATTTGCAGCATTCCCGTATCAGATGTCATCGCTCGCGACTCTCATCTGTACCTGTGGGTTCCCAATGCGTTGCTGCCCGAAGGCCTGCGTGTCATGGAGGCGTGGGGATATCGCTATGTGTCCAACGTGATCTGGGCGAAGCGACGAAAGGACGGCGGTCCCGATGGCCGCGGCGTCGGGTTCTACTTCCGCAACGTGACCGAGATAATCCTGTTCGGTGTTCGTGGAAGCATGCGGACCCTGCCGCACGCGAGAAGCCAAGTCAACATGATCGAAACCCGGAAGCGCGAGCATTCGCGCAAGCCAGACGAACAGTATTCGCTGATCGAGGCGTGCTCGCCCGGGCCCTACCTAGAGTTGTTCGCACGTCACCGGAGACCGGGCTGGACGGTCTGGGGCGATGAAGCGGCGGAGAACGTGACGCCGCGCGGTCGTGTGCACAAGGGCTACGCGGGCGGTGCGATTGAGGTGCCGCGCCTGGGCAAGCACGTGCGCCTCGACCCGGCTACCGCCGAGTGTGTCGGCAAGGAGCTACGCATCCGGTACGAATCCGGCCAGAGCATCCGCCAGATTCGCGATGACACCGGCTACAGCATTACGCGGGTGCGTAGCCTGCTGCGAAACGCCGGTACAACCTTCCGAAGTCGCGGTGGGCAGGAAGGCGGGCAGCCGTAA
- the rpmB gene encoding 50S ribosomal protein L28 — translation MSARCQVTGRTVSFGNAVSHSHRRTRRRWSPNLQRKTYYLPSEDRSITLRVSAKGIKIIDRDGIEAVVARLRRRPGRSGQRS, via the coding sequence ATGTCCGCACGCTGCCAAGTCACCGGCCGCACAGTGAGTTTCGGCAATGCCGTGTCACACTCGCACCGCCGCACCCGGCGGCGCTGGTCACCCAACCTGCAACGCAAGACCTACTACTTGCCGTCGGAGGACCGCTCCATCACGTTGCGGGTCAGCGCCAAGGGCATCAAAATCATCGACCGCGACGGCATCGAAGCGGTCGTCGCGCGACTTCGCCGGCGGCCGGGCCGATCCGGTCAGCGCAGCTGA
- the rpmG gene encoding 50S ribosomal protein L33, giving the protein MARNEIRQIVKLRSTAGTGYTYVTRKNRRNNPDRLTLTKYDPVVRRHVEFREER; this is encoded by the coding sequence ATGGCGCGCAACGAGATTCGGCAGATCGTCAAGCTGCGTTCCACCGCGGGCACCGGATACACCTACGTCACTCGCAAGAACCGACGCAACAACCCCGACCGGCTCACGCTGACCAAGTACGACCCGGTTGTCCGCCGGCACGTGGAGTTCCGGGAGGAGCGGTAG
- a CDS encoding adenylate/guanylate cyclase domain-containing protein encodes MAQAPRTRYAKCGDLDIAYQVLGDGPGDLLVVPGPSIPIDTVDAEPSMYRFHRRLASFSRVIRFDHRGVGLSSPVSSLDGLGPRFWAQDVIAVMDAAGCERATLFASGFTSTTALVLAANYPDRVRGLVIVNGSARALRAPDYQIGAESNTAEPFLTVGIEPDAVERGFDVLGIVAPSVAGDEAFRTWWDLAGNRGASPSMARAFINAVRDVDARDSLAHISAPTLILHRVDATFVPVGHGRYLAEHITGSRFVELPGADALYWVGDTAALLDEIEEFITGVRGGFIAERVLTTIMFTDIVGSTERAASLGDNRWRDLLDNHDNLVRHEIQRFGGREVNTAGDGFVATFTSPSAAIACADEIVDAVGALGIEVRVGIHAGEVEVRGAPGCDVAGMTVHIGARVAALAGRSEVLVSSTVRDIVAGSRHRFADRGERELKGVPGRWRLYALIRAHQPGRA; translated from the coding sequence GTGGCGCAGGCTCCCCGGACTCGCTACGCCAAGTGCGGCGACCTCGACATCGCCTATCAGGTCCTCGGGGACGGCCCCGGCGACCTACTCGTGGTGCCCGGGCCATCCATCCCGATCGACACGGTTGACGCCGAACCGTCGATGTACCGCTTCCATCGGCGGCTGGCGTCGTTTAGCCGGGTGATCCGGTTCGACCACCGCGGCGTGGGCTTGTCCTCGCCCGTTTCCTCGCTGGACGGGCTCGGGCCCCGGTTCTGGGCCCAGGACGTGATCGCCGTCATGGACGCGGCCGGATGCGAGCGGGCCACGTTGTTCGCGTCCGGCTTCACCTCGACAACCGCGCTCGTGCTCGCCGCCAACTACCCCGACCGGGTCCGCGGCCTGGTGATCGTCAACGGCTCCGCGCGGGCGCTGCGGGCGCCCGACTACCAGATCGGAGCCGAGTCGAACACCGCCGAGCCTTTCCTTACCGTCGGCATCGAGCCGGATGCGGTGGAACGGGGCTTTGACGTCCTGGGCATCGTCGCTCCCAGCGTCGCCGGCGACGAGGCGTTCCGCACGTGGTGGGATCTGGCGGGCAACCGGGGGGCGTCGCCCAGCATGGCACGCGCCTTCATCAACGCCGTGCGTGACGTCGATGCGCGTGACTCGCTGGCCCACATCAGCGCACCCACGCTGATCCTGCACCGGGTGGACGCGACGTTCGTCCCGGTCGGGCATGGCCGCTACCTCGCCGAGCACATCACCGGATCGCGCTTTGTCGAGTTGCCCGGCGCCGATGCGCTGTACTGGGTCGGCGACACCGCCGCGTTGCTCGACGAAATCGAGGAGTTCATCACCGGCGTGCGCGGCGGCTTCATCGCCGAGCGGGTGCTCACCACGATCATGTTCACCGACATCGTCGGCTCCACCGAACGCGCCGCCTCCCTCGGCGACAACCGGTGGCGCGATCTGCTGGACAACCACGACAACCTCGTCCGCCACGAAATCCAGCGGTTCGGCGGTCGCGAAGTCAACACCGCCGGGGATGGCTTCGTGGCGACGTTCACCAGCCCGAGTGCCGCGATCGCCTGCGCGGACGAGATTGTCGACGCGGTCGGTGCGCTCGGCATCGAGGTCCGGGTCGGCATTCACGCGGGTGAGGTCGAAGTGCGCGGCGCCCCGGGCTGTGATGTCGCCGGGATGACGGTGCACATCGGCGCCCGCGTGGCGGCGTTGGCGGGGCGCAGCGAGGTGCTGGTGTCCTCGACGGTGCGTGACATCGTCGCCGGATCACGGCACCGATTCGCCGACCGCGGCGAGCGTGAACTCAAGGGTGTGCCCGGCCGGTGGCGGCTCTACGCGCTCATCCGGGCGCACCAACCCGGCCGGGCATAG
- a CDS encoding cytochrome c oxidase assembly protein, protein MHTDGPSRGARVAVLAVGFLVLCGAVAGYGLISGPRRYAQAGNPYPGAFLCAAEPLGFFLASLSAALCLGALAFVVIAARPEPDGLIDAAAFRIHLVAERVSIAWLVLAATMVVFQAAHDSGVGPAKVLGNAALPDAVAVSEIARGWIVSAICALVVAVTLRLNTRWLGHVVLLVPTVVGVVAIAVTGNTGQGPDHDYTTSAAIVFAVALAALTGLKTAAAWTAAVPGRAVLVVQVVCGGLVLAYGAVLLYLLIPGWEMGSDFARLGLLAGILVVPVWLADCWGLVVRPLGGGNAVATLAMMAALAAVAAMAVQTAPRFITHAFTAWDVFLGYALPKPPTVVNVLTVWRFDGLVGTVGVVLAIGYVVGFVGLRRRGNTWPVGRLVAWLIGCAALVFTSGSGMRAYGSAMFSVHMAEHMTLNMFIPVLLVLGGPVTLALRVLPAAGSGGPPGPREWLTWLLHSRVTTFLSHPVTAFVLFVASPYVVYFTPLFDTLVRYHWGHEFMAIHFLLVGYLFYWAIIGIDPGPRRLPYPGRIGLLFAVMPFHAFFGIALMTMASPVGATFYRSVDLPWLPSIIADQHLGGGIAWSLTELPVIVVIVALVTQWARQDRRIASREDRHADSDYADDELEAYNAMLRELSRMRR, encoded by the coding sequence GTGCACACTGACGGGCCCAGCAGGGGTGCGCGCGTGGCCGTGCTGGCGGTTGGTTTTCTGGTCCTCTGCGGGGCGGTCGCCGGCTACGGCCTGATCTCTGGCCCCCGCCGCTACGCGCAGGCCGGCAATCCGTACCCCGGCGCGTTCCTCTGCGCCGCCGAGCCACTCGGATTCTTCCTCGCCTCGCTGTCAGCGGCGTTGTGTCTTGGCGCGCTGGCATTCGTGGTGATCGCAGCGCGGCCGGAGCCAGACGGCTTGATCGACGCCGCAGCCTTCCGGATTCACCTTGTGGCAGAACGTGTTTCCATCGCCTGGCTGGTGCTTGCGGCAACGATGGTGGTATTTCAGGCGGCGCACGACTCCGGTGTGGGGCCGGCAAAGGTGCTGGGTAACGCGGCGCTGCCGGACGCCGTCGCCGTCTCCGAGATCGCCCGCGGGTGGATCGTTTCGGCGATCTGCGCGCTGGTGGTCGCTGTGACGTTGCGCCTGAACACGCGGTGGCTCGGTCACGTCGTGCTGCTGGTTCCCACGGTCGTTGGTGTGGTGGCGATTGCGGTGACCGGTAATACGGGGCAGGGACCCGACCACGACTACACCACGAGCGCGGCGATCGTGTTCGCGGTTGCGCTGGCCGCGCTGACCGGGCTCAAGACCGCGGCGGCGTGGACCGCGGCCGTGCCCGGCCGCGCGGTGCTGGTGGTGCAGGTAGTTTGTGGCGGGCTGGTGCTGGCCTACGGGGCGGTGCTGCTCTATCTCTTGATCCCCGGCTGGGAGATGGGCTCGGATTTCGCCCGCCTTGGTCTGCTGGCGGGGATTCTCGTGGTGCCGGTGTGGTTGGCCGACTGCTGGGGGTTGGTTGTCCGGCCGCTCGGTGGCGGGAACGCCGTCGCCACGCTGGCCATGATGGCGGCCCTGGCGGCGGTCGCCGCGATGGCCGTGCAAACCGCGCCGCGGTTCATCACGCACGCGTTCACGGCCTGGGATGTGTTCCTCGGCTACGCGTTGCCGAAACCGCCGACCGTCGTCAACGTGCTGACCGTGTGGCGCTTTGACGGCTTGGTCGGAACCGTCGGTGTGGTGCTTGCGATCGGGTACGTGGTGGGTTTCGTCGGGTTGCGCCGCCGCGGCAATACCTGGCCGGTGGGCAGGCTGGTGGCCTGGCTGATCGGTTGCGCCGCGCTGGTGTTCACCAGCGGCTCGGGCATGCGGGCATACGGGTCGGCGATGTTCAGCGTCCATATGGCCGAACACATGACGCTGAACATGTTCATTCCGGTGCTGTTGGTTCTGGGCGGCCCGGTGACGCTGGCGCTGCGGGTGTTGCCGGCCGCGGGTAGCGGAGGGCCGCCCGGGCCTCGCGAGTGGCTGACCTGGCTGCTGCACTCGCGGGTGACGACGTTCTTGTCACATCCCGTCACGGCGTTCGTCCTATTTGTGGCCTCGCCCTATGTGGTCTATTTCACGCCGCTGTTCGATACCTTGGTCCGCTATCACTGGGGCCATGAGTTCATGGCGATCCATTTCCTGCTGGTCGGGTATCTGTTCTATTGGGCGATCATCGGCATCGACCCGGGGCCGCGCCGGCTGCCCTACCCGGGTCGCATCGGGCTGTTGTTCGCGGTGATGCCCTTTCACGCCTTCTTCGGAATTGCGCTGATGACCATGGCATCACCGGTGGGCGCCACGTTCTACCGTTCGGTCGATCTGCCCTGGTTGCCCAGCATCATCGCCGACCAGCATCTCGGCGGTGGAATCGCTTGGAGCTTAACGGAATTGCCGGTCATTGTGGTGATTGTCGCGCTGGTTACCCAGTGGGCGCGCCAAGACCGCAGGATTGCATCCCGTGAGGACCGGCATGCCGATAGCGATTACGCCGATGACGAGCTGGAGGCCTACAACGCGATGCTGCGCGAGTTGTCACGGATGCGCCGCTAG
- a CDS encoding type B 50S ribosomal protein L31 codes for MKPGIHPDYHPVVFQDANTGALFLTRSTATSSRTIERRTASGVHSFPLVVVEVSADSHPFWTGSQRTLGTAGRVDRFYRRYGQRP; via the coding sequence ATGAAACCCGGTATCCATCCCGACTACCACCCGGTGGTATTTCAGGACGCCAACACGGGCGCCCTGTTTCTCACCCGCTCAACGGCAACCAGTTCGCGCACCATCGAGCGGAGAACGGCCTCAGGGGTGCACAGCTTTCCGCTGGTGGTGGTCGAGGTGTCCGCCGATTCCCACCCGTTTTGGACCGGCAGTCAACGCACCCTGGGCACCGCTGGCAGGGTGGACAGGTTCTACCGGCGATACGGTCAGCGGCCATAG